One genomic segment of Triticum dicoccoides isolate Atlit2015 ecotype Zavitan unplaced genomic scaffold, WEW_v2.0 scaffold59965, whole genome shotgun sequence includes these proteins:
- the LOC119347179 gene encoding LRR receptor kinase BAK1-like, with amino-acid sequence MAALTGAALLLASLLALAAIASGNTEGDILYSQRQVWKDPNNVLQSWDPTLVNPCTWFHVTCNNVNSVIRVDLGNAGLSGALVPGLGRMVNLQYLELFGNNISGPIPATLGNLTRLVSLDLYDNLLTGAIPASLANIGTLRFLRLHGNKLAGGIPASLGNLTKLQTLELQENMLTGTVPLEVLSLVLLGDLTELNVAKNSLAGTVKSSKPRVATVIQDTLKTTRLHAEQH; translated from the exons ATGGCGGCTCTGACCGGGGCAGCGCTCCTCCTCGCCAGCCTCCTTGCTCTCGCAGCCATCGCCAGCGGCAACACCGAAGGTGACATCCTCTACTCGCAAAGGCAGGTGTGGAAGGACCCCAACAACGTGCTGCAGAGCTGGGATCCCACCCTTGTCAACCCCTGCACTTGGTTCCATGTCACCTGCAACAACGTCAACTCCGTCATCCGAGT GGACTTGGGGAATGCAGGCCTCTCAGGCGCCCTGGTTCCTGGACTGGGACGAATGGTGAACCTTCAGTACCT GGAGCTGTTTGGGAACAATATCAGTGGACCGATTCCAGCAACCCTCGGCAACCTGACACGCCTGGTCAGCCTTGATCTCTACGACAACCTTCTCACAGGCGCGATACCAGCCTCGCTCGCGAACATTGGGACGCTGCGTTTCCT GAGGCTGCATGGGAACAAGCTTGCAGGTGGTATACCGGCGTCCTTGGGCAATCTGACGAAGCTTCAAACTTTGGAGCTTCAGGAGAACATGCTGACCGGCACAGTGCCGCTGGAAGTCCTCTCTCTTGTTCTTCTTGGGGACTTGACTGAACT TAACGTTGCCAAGAACAGTCTGGCCGGCACTGTCAAATCATCTAAACCAAGAG TAGCTACCGTCATCCAGGACACACTCAAGACTACACGTCTACACGCTGAGCAGCACTGA